Proteins encoded in a region of the Stigmatella aurantiaca genome:
- a CDS encoding ATP-binding protein, whose protein sequence is MPEDNVPKYAGSAPVHKPSRAVGGDPRQVPHSAEGGILPERTPRPAAAAGTLREGRPPGPAFPQAAGVRQAPPPPARQSVPPPRPAPPAVPRARQPPEPGGHPNEVHRRLSEEDLDDFTELSVQADEAAMGLDPELEKAVGFTHFDNASSEDNLITVLMTREDLHRLPSQTLVRVKSLEDKRSYLGVVVRGPFSEPDAVAANSNIAVGVVVQGKKLSYTFDYHGRAELEILGEECDGKLIPPGHRPRPKSPVFLLDDEESEHVLGMTGELCLGMVVGYAHMDARIDALDKSILPRHTGIIGTTGAGKSTTVATLIHRTQSSGVATIVFDVEGEYTHVDQATDEPTMLAALTRRKQRPEGVKDLHIHHLTGRDTRNRRHKHRHAFALNFSKLSPHAIAEILEMTDAQQERFHKAYEVTKLLLEDFKIFPKTPDEQRQLLELDELSTGYPRMTLQHLLDVVSTYIYVLSSEGRAESKARAKGSSRQAQLPVEGIEEPAPEVAPSQGPQLYSEFKEHASRVLGRVHEQSSRSEVSWRALFGRLLRLRRLKIFDVGSALGVDYDSMLTPGRVSVIDLSDTDSPQINNLVIAEILRGLQERQEERYQRAQEQNRPVDPALIIIEEAHEFLSASRIAQMPVLFEQVARIAKRGRKRWLGLVFVTQLPQHLPNEVLGLLNNFIIHKMSDSTVISRMQKSMGGIDESLWNRVPRLAPGQAIASFSSFKRPLMINVDPAPVKRLLVD, encoded by the coding sequence ATCCCCGGCAAGTGCCGCACTCCGCCGAGGGGGGCATCCTGCCTGAAAGAACGCCTCGCCCGGCCGCCGCGGCGGGGACCCTGAGGGAAGGCAGGCCACCCGGCCCAGCCTTCCCTCAGGCCGCTGGAGTACGCCAGGCGCCTCCCCCTCCTGCCCGGCAATCCGTTCCTCCCCCCCGTCCGGCACCGCCTGCGGTGCCCCGGGCCCGGCAGCCTCCGGAGCCCGGCGGCCACCCCAACGAGGTTCACCGGCGGCTTTCCGAGGAGGACCTCGATGACTTCACCGAACTGAGCGTCCAGGCGGATGAGGCCGCGATGGGACTGGACCCCGAACTCGAGAAGGCGGTGGGGTTCACCCACTTCGACAACGCGTCGAGCGAGGACAACCTCATCACCGTGCTGATGACCCGGGAGGATCTGCACAGGTTGCCCTCGCAGACGCTCGTGCGGGTGAAGTCCCTGGAGGACAAGCGCTCCTACCTGGGAGTGGTCGTCCGTGGTCCCTTCTCCGAGCCGGATGCCGTGGCCGCCAACTCCAACATCGCCGTGGGGGTGGTCGTCCAGGGCAAGAAGCTCTCCTATACCTTCGACTACCATGGCCGGGCCGAGCTTGAGATCCTCGGGGAGGAGTGCGACGGCAAGCTGATTCCCCCCGGCCACCGTCCCCGTCCCAAGAGCCCGGTCTTCCTGCTGGATGACGAGGAGAGCGAGCACGTCCTCGGCATGACGGGAGAGTTGTGTCTGGGAATGGTCGTTGGCTACGCGCACATGGATGCGCGAATCGACGCCTTGGACAAATCCATCCTGCCCCGCCATACGGGCATCATTGGGACTACCGGCGCGGGCAAGTCCACCACCGTCGCGACGCTCATCCACCGGACCCAGTCCTCGGGCGTCGCCACCATCGTCTTCGATGTGGAAGGGGAATACACCCATGTAGATCAGGCCACGGACGAGCCGACGATGCTCGCGGCCCTCACGCGCAGGAAGCAGCGGCCCGAGGGGGTGAAGGATCTGCACATCCATCACCTGACGGGCCGTGACACCCGCAACCGCCGTCACAAGCACCGGCATGCCTTCGCATTGAACTTCTCGAAGCTCTCCCCGCACGCCATCGCGGAGATTCTTGAGATGACGGACGCGCAGCAGGAGCGCTTCCACAAGGCCTACGAGGTCACCAAGCTGTTATTGGAGGACTTCAAGATCTTCCCGAAGACTCCCGACGAGCAGCGGCAGTTGCTGGAACTCGATGAACTCTCCACGGGCTATCCCCGCATGACCCTCCAGCACCTCCTGGATGTCGTGAGCACATACATCTATGTCCTCAGCAGCGAGGGCAGGGCGGAGAGCAAGGCCAGAGCCAAGGGAAGCTCCCGGCAAGCCCAACTGCCCGTGGAAGGCATCGAGGAGCCGGCCCCCGAGGTGGCGCCCTCCCAAGGTCCTCAGCTCTACAGTGAGTTCAAGGAGCATGCGTCCCGGGTGCTCGGCCGGGTCCATGAGCAGAGCAGCCGGAGCGAGGTGAGCTGGAGGGCCTTGTTTGGCAGGCTCCTGCGCCTGCGGCGCCTCAAGATCTTCGACGTGGGGAGCGCTCTGGGGGTGGATTACGACTCCATGCTGACCCCGGGGCGGGTGTCGGTGATCGATCTGTCGGACACGGACTCGCCCCAGATCAACAACCTCGTCATCGCCGAGATCCTCCGGGGGCTCCAGGAGCGGCAGGAGGAGCGCTACCAGCGGGCCCAGGAGCAGAACCGCCCCGTCGATCCAGCCCTCATCATCATCGAGGAGGCCCACGAGTTCCTCTCGGCGAGCCGCATTGCGCAGATGCCGGTGCTCTTCGAGCAGGTGGCCCGCATCGCCAAGCGCGGCCGCAAGCGCTGGTTGGGGCTCGTCTTCGTCACCCAGTTGCCGCAGCACCTGCCCAACGAGGTGCTCGGTCTGCTCAACAACTTCATCATCCACAAGATGAGCGACAGCACCGTCATCTCCCGGATGCAGAAGTCCATGGGCGGCATCGACGAGAGCCTCTGGAACCGTGTCCCCCGGCTCGCCCCCGGCCAAGCCATCGCCTCGTTCAGTTCCTTCAAGCGGCCGCTGATGATCAACGTGGACCCCGCCCCCGTGAAGCGGCTGCTCGTGGACTGA